Proteins encoded within one genomic window of Spirochaeta cellobiosiphila DSM 17781:
- a CDS encoding RNA polymerase sigma factor — protein sequence MPINVEDLYRKYGPMVHRRCLALLKDEDRALDATQDVFLLLVRKENKLEDKGLSSLLYTMATNVCLNIMRKDKRSLEIYDGDQVVLTVAASDRTEEQVLTKHFLEQLFTEEKSSTQTIAVLHYVDGFTLQETAKMVGMSVSGIQKRLRLLKDRGIRLKEK from the coding sequence ATGCCTATTAATGTTGAAGATTTATATAGAAAGTATGGACCTATGGTTCATAGACGTTGTTTGGCCCTCCTTAAAGATGAGGATCGGGCTTTAGATGCCACCCAGGATGTTTTTCTTTTATTAGTTAGAAAGGAGAACAAATTGGAAGATAAAGGTTTATCCAGTCTTCTTTATACCATGGCAACAAATGTATGTCTGAATATTATGAGAAAGGATAAGAGATCCTTGGAAATATATGATGGAGATCAAGTTGTATTGACAGTAGCCGCCTCAGATAGAACAGAAGAGCAGGTTCTGACTAAACATTTTTTGGAACAATTGTTTACTGAAGAGAAATCTTCTACTCAAACGATAGCGGTTCTGCACTATGTGGATGGCTTTACTCTCCAGGAAACGGCCAAAATGGTGGGAATGTCCGTATCGGGAATTCAAAAACGTCTTCGCTTATTAAAAGATCGTGGAATAAGGCTTAAGGAGAAATAA
- a CDS encoding LA_2272 family surface repeat-containing protein yields MMKKNILFAMALSFIFMSPLWAQENTTDTQEDPDFDIFYWEWLSTPMLGPSDQDALMGMGLLFSNVNRLYSFQAAPLSATTSGRAIGWQLSGILSHARNDFYGVQLSGIITNVQQDMFGLQVSGAVAYVDGNFKGIQHSGFLSIVHGNVSGIQSTGLINIIMGQQTKGLQLSGIINSAHDFSGAQFGGYNRADKLKGLQFGFVNKATETNGMQIGLVNFNKHQKGFNLGLINISEDGIFHPTYWMDQNQYSYIGFQQGTKHFYTIAYAGMPNEDLFEQTDYAILGVGLGIREQYKQIFLETDLSAQTIAIKQIPFESDNYHLSEHNVYPSYRIQGGFYLTKRIALYGGANWIASIDDVTFESEIFEGDFEQLSWKGTDFKLYPRYYFGIKL; encoded by the coding sequence ATGATGAAAAAAAATATCTTATTTGCTATGGCCTTATCTTTTATATTTATGTCACCCCTGTGGGCACAGGAGAATACAACAGACACACAGGAAGATCCGGATTTTGATATTTTCTATTGGGAATGGCTATCCACACCGATGTTAGGCCCCAGTGATCAGGATGCCCTCATGGGAATGGGTCTTCTTTTCAGCAATGTTAATCGCTTATACTCCTTTCAAGCCGCCCCTTTATCTGCAACGACCTCCGGCCGTGCGATTGGTTGGCAATTATCGGGAATACTATCCCATGCCAGAAATGACTTCTATGGAGTTCAATTATCAGGGATTATTACAAACGTTCAACAGGACATGTTTGGCCTCCAGGTATCTGGAGCCGTAGCCTATGTAGATGGAAACTTTAAAGGAATTCAACACTCAGGATTCTTGAGCATTGTCCATGGAAATGTCTCGGGGATTCAATCGACTGGATTGATCAATATTATCATGGGACAGCAAACGAAAGGTTTGCAATTATCAGGTATTATTAATTCAGCCCATGATTTCTCAGGAGCACAATTTGGCGGCTATAACAGAGCGGACAAATTAAAGGGATTACAATTCGGCTTTGTTAACAAAGCCACAGAGACTAATGGGATGCAAATTGGACTGGTTAATTTTAACAAACATCAGAAAGGATTCAATCTGGGCCTTATTAATATTAGTGAAGATGGAATCTTCCATCCAACCTACTGGATGGATCAAAATCAGTACTCTTATATAGGTTTTCAACAGGGGACGAAACATTTCTACACAATAGCCTATGCAGGAATGCCCAATGAGGATCTCTTTGAACAGACGGATTATGCCATTCTGGGTGTCGGTTTAGGAATAAGAGAACAATACAAACAAATCTTCCTGGAAACAGATTTAAGCGCCCAAACGATCGCTATCAAACAAATCCCTTTCGAAAGCGATAACTATCATCTATCAGAACACAATGTATATCCCTCTTACAGAATACAAGGTGGTTTTTATCTGACAAAACGCATTGCCCTATATGGAGGAGCTAATTGGATTGCTTCCATTGACGATGTCACTTTCGAAAGTGAAATATTTGAAGGAGATTTTGAGCAATTATCCTGGAAAGGAACTGATTTTAAACTCTATCCTCGATACTATTTTGGTATAAAACTCTAA
- a CDS encoding carbohydrate ABC transporter permease → MISKQQRWAPYAFISPFFILFLIFGIFPIGYSLVMSFFKWTVNGPQEFRGVSNYIKLITVDPFFRGSLWTTFLLLIWGSLLQHVFAIPLAILLNNNKVRGKTFYKILYFLPYITSTVVIGMIFSQLYDTNYGWLNFILEKVFHMEKIKWLQEPIAMRVSVSAMVNWRFIGWNTVIYLAGLQSIDKQLYEAAEIDGASKLQTHFKITLPLLLPIIFFAVSMSIIGGMQLFEEPFILFGGYKNMGGPNNAGLTSAYYLMATGFSFNRFGKASSIAWILFLIIIAMTWINKLVTDKLQNR, encoded by the coding sequence ATGATATCAAAGCAACAAAGATGGGCTCCTTATGCCTTTATTAGTCCTTTCTTTATTTTATTTTTGATCTTTGGAATCTTCCCTATTGGATATTCTCTTGTGATGTCCTTTTTTAAATGGACTGTTAATGGTCCTCAGGAGTTCAGGGGGGTATCTAACTATATTAAACTCATTACGGTAGATCCTTTTTTTAGAGGCTCTTTGTGGACAACTTTTCTCCTTCTTATATGGGGATCTTTATTACAGCATGTATTTGCCATTCCTTTAGCTATCCTGTTGAATAATAATAAAGTAAGGGGCAAGACTTTCTATAAGATTCTGTATTTTTTGCCATACATCACCAGTACTGTTGTTATAGGGATGATCTTTAGTCAGCTTTATGACACAAACTATGGTTGGTTAAACTTTATATTAGAAAAAGTCTTCCATATGGAAAAAATCAAATGGTTACAGGAGCCTATAGCCATGAGGGTAAGTGTCTCTGCTATGGTTAACTGGCGATTTATCGGATGGAATACGGTTATTTATTTAGCTGGGTTACAATCTATTGATAAACAACTCTACGAAGCCGCTGAAATCGATGGGGCTTCTAAATTGCAGACTCATTTTAAAATCACTTTGCCCCTCTTGTTACCTATTATCTTCTTTGCTGTCTCAATGAGTATTATTGGCGGAATGCAACTATTTGAAGAACCTTTTATTCTCTTTGGGGGATATAAAAATATGGGGGGACCTAATAACGCTGGTTTAACAAGTGCCTATTATTTAATGGCCACTGGTTTTAGTTTTAATAGATTCGGTAAAGCATCCAGTATTGCCTGGATATTATTCCTGATCATTATTGCTATGACCTGGATAAATAAGCTTGTGACTGACAAGCTTCAGAATCGATAA
- a CDS encoding carbohydrate ABC transporter permease has translation MKSLTSKSLTYFLLVVFAFIFAFPFYYMLVLSTVPGTQIYQYPPHIFFKTSLFTNIKALFEDLPFLVNFFNSVGIAVLSTASVIFFCTMGGFALSKYEFKGKKLVFLFILSTMAIPPFLNIIPFFKMMVTFHMYGTWLPLIVPNMANAFGIILMTQFMKDSIPNELMDAARIDGLSELKILTHIGFPLSKSGIAVLGIVTFINSWNNFMGALVMLPNTESTTLPVALSKLFLQMDGDRGGLMAGTVLAVLPLMVVFIIFNKQIIAGLTAGSVKG, from the coding sequence ATGAAGTCTTTAACATCAAAGTCTTTAACTTATTTTCTCTTAGTGGTCTTTGCCTTTATTTTTGCCTTTCCCTTTTATTATATGCTTGTACTGTCAACAGTTCCGGGAACACAGATATATCAGTATCCACCACATATCTTTTTTAAAACATCCTTGTTTACTAATATAAAGGCTTTGTTTGAAGATTTACCCTTTCTGGTGAACTTCTTTAATAGTGTAGGAATTGCTGTTCTCTCTACAGCTTCTGTAATCTTTTTTTGTACGATGGGAGGCTTTGCCCTCTCCAAATATGAGTTTAAGGGCAAAAAACTTGTTTTTCTTTTTATCCTAAGTACCATGGCTATTCCACCTTTTTTAAATATCATTCCTTTTTTTAAGATGATGGTAACTTTCCATATGTATGGTACATGGCTTCCTTTAATCGTACCAAATATGGCTAATGCCTTTGGAATCATTCTGATGACACAATTTATGAAGGATTCTATCCCTAATGAACTTATGGATGCCGCACGTATTGACGGATTAAGCGAATTGAAAATCTTGACGCATATTGGATTCCCTTTGTCCAAATCCGGGATCGCCGTCCTGGGAATTGTGACTTTTATTAATAGCTGGAACAACTTTATGGGCGCACTGGTTATGCTTCCTAATACGGAGAGCACTACCTTGCCTGTGGCCCTGTCAAAGTTATTTTTGCAAATGGATGGGGATCGGGGAGGTCTTATGGCGGGGACTGTCTTAGCCGTCCTGCCTCTTATGGTCGTCTTTATCATATTCAATAAACAAATCATTGCTGGTCTGACAGCTGGAAGTGTGAAGGGGTAG
- a CDS encoding extracellular solute-binding protein, whose translation MKKITAIVFALIAATTFIYAEGQKDNSDIPAFDPNKEYNLSIGGYGDLEIAYRAVFETEEFKSKYPNINIEYQMADFDGHHNRLTTVLAAGEATNDIEALEVGYIAKFVEGGGLTNLASAPFNGQEVGKDIVKFAMANATTRKGNLVAMPVDIAPAVLFYRKSLADKAGIDFDNLKSWDEFIEVSKKLVADSDGDGTVDKFAIPHASEVAMMPLNGGKSGWFNKKGQALEPKEKFISSLELVRDIRQAGIDGDLAAWTGPWTQSFADGTVAAIVNGAWFGGSLKSWIAPDLAGDWRVAYLPGKTYAFQGGTYLSIPQNVPAEQKAAAWEIIKYLTTTANAQLTTFKTIDAYPALTTVYDTPIMHEPVPYFGGQKVREIYADVAKHIPSDTVTEYDAAVLAVFNNAITDVIVNGVTPEDAYQKALKEIAVIAD comes from the coding sequence ATGAAAAAAATCACGGCAATCGTTTTTGCTCTGATAGCGGCTACCACTTTTATTTATGCCGAAGGACAGAAGGATAATTCTGACATTCCTGCCTTCGACCCTAATAAGGAATATAACTTAAGTATTGGAGGTTATGGGGATTTAGAAATCGCCTATCGAGCTGTTTTTGAGACAGAGGAATTTAAATCCAAATATCCTAACATTAATATAGAATACCAAATGGCTGATTTTGATGGTCATCACAATCGACTAACCACTGTATTAGCAGCTGGAGAGGCTACTAATGATATAGAGGCTTTGGAAGTAGGTTATATTGCCAAGTTCGTAGAAGGAGGAGGCTTAACTAACTTAGCGTCTGCTCCTTTTAACGGTCAAGAAGTAGGAAAGGACATTGTAAAGTTTGCAATGGCAAATGCAACAACAAGAAAGGGTAATTTAGTGGCTATGCCTGTAGATATTGCCCCTGCTGTTCTTTTTTATAGAAAAAGTTTGGCTGATAAAGCGGGAATTGACTTTGATAACCTTAAATCATGGGATGAATTTATTGAAGTATCCAAAAAACTAGTTGCTGATAGTGATGGTGATGGTACTGTAGATAAATTTGCTATACCCCATGCCAGTGAAGTGGCAATGATGCCCCTCAATGGTGGTAAATCAGGTTGGTTCAACAAAAAAGGACAAGCTCTGGAACCAAAAGAAAAGTTTATCTCCTCTCTTGAACTCGTTCGAGACATCAGACAAGCTGGTATTGATGGGGATTTGGCAGCCTGGACTGGTCCTTGGACTCAATCCTTCGCAGATGGTACAGTAGCGGCCATTGTGAATGGAGCCTGGTTCGGTGGTTCTCTTAAATCATGGATTGCACCTGATTTAGCTGGTGACTGGCGTGTTGCCTATCTTCCCGGTAAGACTTATGCCTTCCAGGGAGGGACTTACTTATCTATTCCTCAAAATGTTCCTGCAGAACAAAAAGCGGCGGCTTGGGAAATCATTAAATACCTGACTACAACAGCCAATGCTCAGTTAACTACTTTTAAAACTATTGATGCTTATCCTGCCTTAACTACTGTATATGACACTCCTATTATGCACGAACCTGTGCCTTACTTTGGAGGACAGAAGGTAAGAGAAATATACGCGGATGTTGCAAAGCATATTCCTAGTGATACTGTAACAGAATATGATGCTGCTGTTTTAGCTGTTTTCAATAATGCTATTACTGATGTTATCGTTAATGGAGTAACTCCTGAAGACGCTTATCAGAAAGCCTTAAAAGAAATCGCTGTCATTGCTGACTAA
- a CDS encoding extracellular solute-binding protein, protein MKKKVVLVMVLILLGSFIFAEGQQAQNNIPPFDPDKEYTISIGGYGGLQSIILALSFTEDFEAKYSNIHIELDLIDEYAHHDRLIKALEKGEATNDIEVLGVEYISKILEFDGLTDLGTSPFWGQKAGKGIIKVAMDNATTREGRLIAMPLNIDPVVIFYRKSIADQAGVDFDKIKTWDEFIEGCQKLQEVGGGDFLLPKPDDLVLATLNYGVGVWFNRKGRALMPRDKFLSRLNLASYMKPRGIDGQYSIYSNHWLRAVYNGNVPVIVSGSNMRGYLEAFSLDGFVDWRMASLPENSYSFHQATYLAIPSNVPEDKKAAAWELIKYFTTTEAGQLTFYKFSGKFPVLQSVYDDPSINRTLSFYGDQNQDRILVDTVKHIPRTTISPYDYEASAVFIKALEDVMNQNATPEKAYDKALKDIQALAD, encoded by the coding sequence TTGAAAAAGAAAGTTGTACTTGTAATGGTGTTGATCCTTTTGGGTTCGTTTATTTTTGCTGAAGGACAGCAGGCACAAAATAACATCCCTCCTTTTGATCCGGATAAGGAATATACTATAAGTATTGGTGGCTACGGTGGCCTGCAGTCAATCATTCTAGCCCTTTCTTTCACTGAAGATTTTGAAGCTAAGTATTCTAATATTCATATAGAGTTGGATCTGATTGATGAATATGCCCATCATGACAGACTGATTAAGGCCTTGGAAAAGGGTGAAGCGACCAACGATATTGAAGTCTTGGGAGTAGAATATATTTCTAAAATCTTAGAGTTTGATGGTTTGACAGACTTAGGAACTAGTCCCTTTTGGGGGCAAAAAGCGGGAAAAGGGATTATTAAGGTTGCTATGGATAACGCTACAACTAGAGAGGGACGTTTGATTGCCATGCCTTTGAATATAGATCCTGTTGTCATTTTTTATCGAAAGAGTATAGCTGATCAAGCGGGTGTCGATTTTGATAAGATAAAAACATGGGATGAATTCATAGAAGGGTGTCAGAAGCTTCAGGAAGTCGGCGGGGGTGATTTTCTTCTCCCAAAGCCTGATGATTTGGTTCTTGCAACACTAAACTATGGAGTAGGCGTTTGGTTCAATCGTAAGGGGAGAGCTCTCATGCCAAGGGATAAATTCCTTTCTCGATTAAACTTGGCTTCTTATATGAAGCCAAGAGGTATTGATGGGCAGTATAGTATCTATTCTAATCATTGGCTCAGGGCCGTATATAATGGAAATGTACCTGTGATTGTTTCTGGTTCCAATATGAGAGGATATCTTGAAGCCTTTTCTTTGGATGGCTTTGTTGATTGGCGGATGGCATCCCTTCCTGAGAATAGCTATTCCTTTCACCAAGCAACCTACTTGGCTATACCCAGTAATGTTCCTGAAGACAAGAAAGCGGCGGCATGGGAACTAATTAAGTATTTTACTACTACAGAGGCAGGACAGTTAACATTCTATAAATTCTCAGGTAAATTTCCCGTATTACAGAGCGTTTATGATGATCCCTCTATCAATCGCACTCTCTCTTTTTATGGGGACCAGAACCAGGACAGGATATTGGTTGATACGGTCAAGCATATTCCCCGTACTACTATAAGTCCCTATGATTATGAGGCTTCAGCCGTCTTTATTAAGGCATTGGAGGATGTTATGAATCAGAACGCCACTCCTGAAAAAGCCTATGATAAGGCGTTGAAAGATATTCAAGCTTTGGCTGATTAG
- a CDS encoding ROK family transcriptional regulator: MRVVQNSNNIIRVLKEIKIKPGISRIEISKDIGLDKSTVTVVANRLMDLGFIEETTESLTPYQGGRRPVGLKLKTGIGIILGLEIQTDYYFAILIDMTGKVYKTMEGPVKNVDTFFYTFLNIYKDVYNEIEELGLPLLGVGIGTSGMINPHKGIISDSNPLNIHEPENFYEEIKAFLQVPVFLDNDANCGCWAVLSDSKDKRPIDSLFVLGEFRQARVRADMTRVVAVGMGIVINERVHYGQEFSTGEYKSPSWQAPNKTQFSLSNEELNTLQSDRDIIVRIKEELASDIAFLTNMLNLTTITIGGSMSKYIDILEPQLQMAITDNWSYERPKKVNIQAAPMKEMTIAYGAAAMLLEHLFLTFETTSENPWSQKVGIDLFNSFTETISK; the protein is encoded by the coding sequence GTGAGAGTTGTACAAAACAGCAACAATATCATCAGAGTATTGAAAGAAATCAAAATCAAGCCAGGAATAAGCAGGATAGAAATATCCAAAGACATTGGCTTGGACAAGTCCACAGTCACCGTTGTCGCCAACCGCTTAATGGATCTAGGCTTTATTGAAGAAACGACAGAATCCCTCACCCCTTACCAGGGAGGCCGTCGTCCCGTCGGCCTTAAACTAAAAACGGGTATCGGAATCATACTGGGCTTGGAAATTCAAACTGATTATTATTTCGCCATCCTTATCGATATGACAGGTAAGGTGTACAAAACAATGGAAGGACCTGTTAAGAATGTAGATACCTTTTTTTATACCTTTCTCAATATTTATAAGGATGTTTATAACGAGATCGAAGAATTAGGCCTACCCTTACTGGGTGTCGGCATTGGAACATCAGGTATGATCAATCCCCACAAAGGGATTATCAGTGACTCTAATCCCCTGAATATCCATGAACCGGAAAACTTCTATGAAGAAATAAAAGCTTTTCTTCAAGTCCCTGTATTCTTGGATAACGATGCCAATTGCGGATGTTGGGCGGTTCTCTCTGATAGCAAAGATAAGCGTCCTATTGATTCCCTTTTTGTGCTGGGAGAATTCAGACAGGCCCGAGTCAGGGCAGATATGACTCGTGTAGTGGCAGTCGGTATGGGTATCGTTATTAACGAAAGGGTTCACTATGGCCAAGAGTTCTCAACAGGGGAATACAAGAGTCCTTCATGGCAGGCCCCTAATAAAACCCAGTTCTCCTTAAGCAACGAAGAATTAAACACACTTCAATCAGACAGGGACATTATTGTAAGAATCAAAGAGGAATTGGCCAGTGATATCGCTTTTCTAACAAATATGTTAAATCTCACTACCATCACAATTGGGGGAAGTATGTCCAAGTACATAGACATATTAGAACCTCAACTTCAAATGGCTATCACCGATAACTGGTCCTATGAAAGACCTAAGAAGGTAAACATTCAGGCGGCTCCCATGAAGGAAATGACCATAGCCTATGGAGCAGCAGCTATGCTTTTAGAGCATCTCTTTCTTACTTTTGAGACCACTTCAGAGAATCCCTGGAGCCAGAAAGTGGGTATTGATTTGTTCAACAGTTTTACAGAGACAATTAGCAAATGA
- a CDS encoding helix-turn-helix domain-containing protein produces MQIQDVVFVYQMKDQDEISWHSRSHSHDQYEYEVHYFIQGRGSFVNAPHRYTISPGSLFLTRPGTEHSIIADDVDDPVSYYALLFNVEPQEEVLALLTGPLGEDRIHKIGTNYRFFFEEIKEKGLSTHPLLKKSGEFQFLSFLFQLSDGLNHFHYGSESNHHIEKALRILQNAVMDEMTLVDLAAKLKLSEAYLVRLFKKKMAMTPMKYYRKLKIEAAISMLVSSDMPIFYISQKLHFYSEFHFSKVFKQLTGLSPSHYRKKYYQVIG; encoded by the coding sequence ATGCAAATTCAGGATGTGGTTTTTGTCTATCAAATGAAAGACCAGGATGAGATAAGTTGGCACAGTCGCAGCCATAGTCATGATCAGTATGAATATGAAGTCCATTACTTCATTCAAGGCCGGGGGAGTTTTGTTAACGCACCCCATAGGTATACCATTAGTCCGGGATCTCTTTTCCTGACACGCCCGGGGACAGAGCATTCTATTATAGCGGATGATGTTGATGATCCTGTCTCCTACTATGCCCTTCTTTTTAATGTAGAACCTCAGGAAGAGGTTCTGGCTTTGTTGACAGGTCCCCTGGGAGAGGATCGGATTCATAAGATAGGGACGAATTACCGTTTCTTTTTTGAAGAAATCAAGGAAAAGGGCCTGTCCACTCATCCTTTACTTAAAAAGTCCGGAGAGTTCCAATTTTTAAGCTTTTTGTTCCAATTATCCGATGGTCTTAATCATTTCCATTATGGTAGTGAAAGTAATCACCATATCGAAAAGGCTCTCCGCATTCTACAGAATGCTGTTATGGATGAAATGACCCTTGTAGATCTAGCGGCTAAATTAAAACTCAGTGAGGCTTATCTGGTACGTTTATTTAAAAAGAAAATGGCCATGACCCCTATGAAGTATTATCGTAAGCTAAAGATCGAGGCGGCTATCAGTATGTTAGTCTCTTCTGATATGCCTATCTTTTATATAAGTCAAAAGTTGCATTTCTATTCAGAGTTCCACTTTTCCAAGGTCTTTAAACAGCTAACAGGTTTAAGTCCTTCTCACTATCGTAAAAAGTATTACCAGGTTATTGGATAA
- the xylB gene encoding xylulokinase produces the protein MKTVVGIDNGTQSTKVIFYDFESKSIVAEGKSSHELIVGEGGRREQKASWWIAALKDAFNQIPEAIKQTATAIGVSGQQHGFVPLNKEGTPLYNVKLWNDTETEEECRIITKAYGGVEKLIKEQGITILPGFTAPKVLWLKRHKPELYSQLAHILLPHDYLNYYLTGEIYTEQGDASGTAYFNIYKRQWSQDILKAIDPDTDLLNKLPRLISNEEVGGHLSEETALELGLPAGIPVSSGGGDNMMGAIGTAAVSEGILTVSLGTSGTIYSYRESPMVDTKERLSAFCSSTNGWLPLLCTMNCTVATEQVRDLLKKDVAQISELAATVPPGSDGVIFLPFFNGERTPNFPHGKGTLFGLNGQNLTEAHLLRSAMESAAFGLKLGLEAFQEYGLKPKAIHLIGGGANSPVWRQIFADIFEVPIELPVSSEAAALGAALQALWALTPSSPLTQLAKEHIQMDSTKTTLPKSEHFEAYRATYKQYCQYIEVVRPLYQ, from the coding sequence ATGAAAACAGTTGTCGGTATCGATAATGGAACCCAAAGCACAAAAGTCATTTTCTATGATTTTGAATCTAAGTCTATAGTGGCAGAAGGCAAGAGCTCCCATGAACTCATTGTTGGAGAGGGCGGCCGAAGAGAACAAAAGGCTAGCTGGTGGATCGCAGCCCTGAAGGATGCCTTTAACCAGATACCAGAGGCCATCAAACAGACAGCCACAGCCATTGGAGTCAGTGGCCAACAGCATGGGTTTGTACCTTTAAACAAAGAAGGGACTCCCCTCTACAATGTAAAACTATGGAATGATACAGAGACAGAAGAAGAATGCCGTATCATTACCAAAGCATATGGTGGTGTTGAAAAACTCATTAAAGAACAGGGAATTACGATTCTTCCAGGATTTACAGCCCCTAAGGTTTTATGGCTCAAAAGACATAAACCGGAACTTTATAGTCAACTGGCCCATATTCTCCTTCCCCATGACTATTTGAATTACTATTTGACTGGTGAAATATATACAGAACAGGGTGATGCTTCAGGTACAGCCTATTTCAATATATATAAACGCCAATGGTCACAAGATATACTAAAAGCCATCGATCCAGATACGGACTTGTTAAACAAACTTCCCCGTCTAATCAGCAATGAAGAGGTGGGCGGTCATCTTTCAGAGGAAACAGCCCTGGAACTGGGACTGCCCGCTGGGATACCCGTTTCTTCAGGTGGTGGAGACAATATGATGGGAGCTATTGGTACAGCCGCCGTATCAGAAGGTATTCTCACTGTTAGCTTAGGGACTTCCGGTACTATTTATAGTTATCGTGAATCCCCCATGGTAGATACAAAAGAAAGATTATCCGCTTTTTGCTCCTCTACTAATGGATGGCTCCCCCTCCTGTGTACTATGAACTGTACTGTTGCTACAGAACAGGTGAGGGATCTATTAAAAAAAGACGTAGCCCAGATTAGTGAACTGGCGGCGACCGTGCCTCCCGGATCAGATGGAGTTATCTTTCTGCCCTTCTTTAATGGAGAACGAACTCCTAACTTTCCCCATGGAAAAGGGACCCTCTTTGGATTAAACGGTCAAAACCTGACAGAAGCTCATCTATTAAGATCAGCTATGGAATCAGCCGCCTTTGGTCTAAAACTAGGTTTGGAAGCTTTCCAGGAATATGGTCTGAAACCAAAAGCAATTCACCTAATCGGTGGTGGAGCAAACTCTCCTGTATGGAGACAAATCTTTGCAGATATCTTTGAAGTTCCCATCGAACTACCTGTGTCATCAGAAGCCGCAGCTCTGGGAGCCGCTCTTCAAGCTCTCTGGGCTCTCACCCCTAGCAGCCCCCTTACCCAATTGGCTAAGGAACACATTCAAATGGATTCCACAAAAACAACACTTCCCAAGAGTGAACATTTTGAGGCGTACAGAGCTACTTATAAACAATATTGCCAATATATAGAGGTTGTAAGACCTCTGTATCAATAA
- the xylA gene encoding xylose isomerase, with translation MSNYYVGNKEFYPGIGKIPFEGPKSDNPLAFKFYDPEKVVAGKKMKDHFKFSLAYWHAFMGDGSDPFGSGTIAHPWDTKDPMETAHNKADACFEVATKLGMEYYCFHDRDASPEGASVGDSEKNLAKVVDLLKERQKATGIKLLWNTANAFNHPRYSNGASTNPDFDVLAHAAAQVKAALDANVALGGQNYVFWGGREGYMSLLNTDMKRELSHMAQFLSLSRDYGRKIGFKGNFFIEPKPKEPTTHQYDYDAATVVGFLKANGLDKDFLLNIEANHATLAGHSFAHDLQVAADNGMLGSIDANRGDLFLGWDTDQFPTNVYDAIEAMLVVLRAGGLKGGGFNFDAKLRRNSTDADDIFHAHIGGMDTFALGLTLADKIITDGRLEKFRSDRYASFDSGKGKDFEAGKLSLVDLRDHAASVGETKLTSGKQEYLENLINQVMFGC, from the coding sequence ATGTCTAATTACTATGTTGGAAATAAAGAGTTTTACCCTGGTATTGGTAAAATCCCTTTTGAAGGACCTAAATCAGATAATCCTTTAGCTTTCAAATTTTATGATCCCGAAAAGGTCGTGGCCGGCAAAAAAATGAAGGATCACTTCAAATTCTCCCTGGCCTACTGGCATGCTTTTATGGGGGATGGTTCTGATCCTTTTGGTTCTGGTACTATTGCTCACCCTTGGGACACTAAAGATCCTATGGAAACTGCTCACAACAAAGCAGATGCTTGTTTTGAAGTAGCTACTAAACTAGGAATGGAATATTACTGTTTCCATGATAGAGATGCTTCTCCAGAAGGGGCCAGTGTTGGTGATTCTGAAAAGAATCTGGCTAAAGTTGTGGATTTGTTAAAAGAAAGACAAAAAGCCACTGGTATTAAATTACTATGGAACACGGCGAATGCATTTAACCATCCCCGTTACAGCAACGGAGCCTCTACAAACCCTGATTTTGATGTACTAGCTCATGCGGCAGCTCAAGTTAAAGCAGCTCTTGATGCGAATGTAGCTTTAGGGGGACAAAATTATGTATTCTGGGGCGGCCGTGAAGGTTATATGAGCCTGCTCAATACAGATATGAAAAGAGAATTAAGCCACATGGCTCAGTTCCTATCATTATCTAGAGATTATGGTCGTAAGATTGGTTTTAAAGGAAACTTCTTTATAGAGCCTAAGCCCAAAGAACCAACAACTCACCAATATGACTATGATGCAGCAACTGTTGTTGGATTCCTTAAGGCCAATGGCTTGGATAAGGATTTCCTTCTTAACATTGAAGCAAACCATGCAACCTTAGCAGGACATTCTTTTGCTCATGATCTACAGGTTGCCGCTGATAATGGAATGTTAGGATCTATCGATGCTAATAGAGGAGATCTATTCCTTGGCTGGGATACAGATCAATTCCCAACTAATGTTTATGATGCTATTGAAGCTATGCTTGTTGTATTAAGAGCTGGTGGTCTAAAGGGTGGAGGTTTTAACTTTGATGCAAAACTCCGACGTAATTCCACTGATGCTGACGATATTTTCCATGCACACATTGGGGGAATGGATACGTTTGCCCTTGGTTTGACCTTGGCAGATAAGATCATAACAGATGGTCGATTAGAAAAATTCCGAAGCGATAGATATGCCTCTTTTGACAGTGGAAAAGGTAAAGACTTCGAAGCTGGTAAACTTAGCCTGGTAGATCTTCGTGATCATGCGGCTTCTGTTGGTGAAACAAAACTAACTAGTGGTAAACAGGAATACCTTGAAAATCTCATCAACCAAGTAATGTTTGGTTGCTAA